The genomic window GCGGCAGATGGGTTAGGGTAAAGTGTCCGTCCCTTGTTTGAATGTCATTATCAGTGAAAACGAGCTGTTACTTTTATAGTGTTATAAAAGTTCCTGTTGTGCTCCACTTTTGGATTTGGACATTGTATAGAGTTTAAATATTGTCAAATATTAAACAAGTCTGCCTTAAATTTAATTATACATCCTACTACTGTAATTGGGGAAAAAAGGactgtttaaataaaagttGTTACTGAACCAAAACATGTAGTGGTCAATTCATGTATCAGACACTTGTGATTTTTGCGGTTAATCACCTTGATATAGAACAGCATGTTATGCAATAAGTACTGAAACATTGAACATGTTCATTCAAAAGTTTAGAGAAGGTCAAATTAAGTTCACCTGTAAAGGTTATAGTGCATTTTAGGTGCATTCTGGAAGCAGGAAGCACAACAAGTTTTTATTCCACAACCTTAACAAACATTTGTCAATAAAATATCACACTCCTTAACTGTATGATATTATAATGTCAACATTATTAACTGGTTTAAGGGGATAGTTCCTCATGAGGTACTTCTGAGCGCTCCAGGTTTCCTGAAGCAGCCACAAGAACCAGCATGTAATGCAGGCCATGAACTGAAAGCTCTGTCTTTTGGCACAATATATTCTCAACAGCTTAACTTCCCTATTAGTAGTAGAGAAAATATAGTGCCAAAAGACAGCTCTGTCTGATGGCAAAGTTAAGCAGTGGAAATATCACATaatgtacatttaaaataatacgtttttgtttgtttttttgctaggctttttttttggtggataaaatgctttttgtaaCCAACCCAAGACTTTAAGCACACGACTTGTGTTACATGCTGGTTCTGAGAGAGTGAAATCTACagctcatacaaccccacttcaaaaaaagggaaatgtcCCTTTGAGGTGATGCCTTAACATGTCTAAGTGCTCCATAACTGAAAGCAATTTACTTCAAGAGTATGAAAAAGAGataaacaccaactttcacaaCTGGGGGGTCTGAAATGAATTTCAAACAAATAACACCATTGAAACTTTAaagcaggggtcagcaaccttttgGATGTCTTGTGTCAGGTtttaaaatttcacaaaaaGCCCAAAtttctcaacaaaaaaaaaaaaaatcataaaaatctGAGAAGAAAgtggtgattttttttgcaaataagGCATAAAATTtagcaaaaatagaagtcctgaaATTTCGCAAAAGTTTGAATGACTATATATTACacacaaagtcaatgcaaagactgGGAATAGACtggtcttttgtgtctcttgctGTCAAAAACAATGGTGTATTTTGAGCCTAATTTATTATCTCAGATTATTttgaatcaaattgttcatTTAATTCACCATTAggttatattttattattaaaaatgttttgccaTCCCaaaaagtatattaaaaaattTTTATTGAATTACTCTGCGTGCCCATGTTAATGACCTTGTGTGCCATCATGGGCACATGTGCCATACAGTACACAAAAACCACCATGTAAAACTGTAAAGAGCTGTTGTGCGATTGACTATACAAATATATTCAACATGAGAGCAGAACTATCTTTTTACAGactgctgaaaaataaagacaagcaTCACTAAAATTTACAAACACAACTACAAACCAGGCGTGGAAATGTGGGAGTGCGGTTTCTCTTATTGCCTACCTCTGCTTTAAAGACACAGTTTCTCAGATCACTCTAATCAGATCATCCCAAACCCGAACTCTGTAGATCTCACAGATGCTTCCAGGTTTTCTTTGAATGCCTGGTCATTTTGGCACTTCAGTGGGAGTTTCAGCGTTGTGAGGCAGGTTGAGGCGACTGGCAGAGTAATTTCCGGAGATACTTCAGCATAAAGTTGCAGGGGAGGTATACTCCAACCTGTCCAGAACTTCAGGAGGAGTTGTAGTTCCTGAGAAGACCCTACAAAGACAgtcaaatattttaaaacacaagaaCAAGCTACATTATACCTTTTTGAAGTTTACCCGAACATCATTAGTCACTGCTTCACTGTAGAGTGATTTTAAAAACTTGGACTttctacagtaaaataaaacattgtttaCAAAATGTGGTTTTTCACCAACATGTTTCCATAAATATGGACTCAGTGTGAATAATTAGCAACAGCTCTAGGAGATGTACATTGTTCCAAATCAGatctatttttttctgagaTAACATTTATAATCTGACCTTTTTCAATGTAGTCTCTCAAAAAGCCTGTGACCAGGCATGTCTCCTCCACGTTGCTGTGgtcatcctcatcctcactaTCTGGCATTGGCCAGATGATCCTTTTCAAGATGGTCTAAgaagtaaaaacattttcaaagacTATAAAGTAAAAGGGTATATTAACAGAGTAGAGCTACTTTGCAAAGAACTATCACATTTAGAAAAGTACAGGTAGAAAAGGCAACCTTAATTGTATATAAAAATGGAGGCTTGTTATCTGAATGATAGAACTCCAAGATGTTACACTTAAAGCCTTATTCCAGTTTTATAAttacaatgacaataataaccataatgATATTTATGTAAACAGTCAGCAGTTTCATATGAGAAGCTAATTACCTGTGAGTCCATCACTTGTTCTGCTGATCTTGGGAAAAGGACCTCGGCTAGGGCCGGACGCTCTTTAATCATGGTGACAACACTGCTGTCTTTCAGCCCCCTACGGAGCTGCTTCATTTGTGTTCTTCTCCGTTCAATGacctacaaaaataaatgatcaaAGAGTTTGTTAAGTATAATTTAGATACAGTtgttggtggaaaaaaaataagacaacatTACACTAGTgaatctgtttgttttacaaTATACTTAGCATAATTATTTTTGGTTGGActacttttaatgttttttaccCAATAAAAGGgcggagaaattaaaaaaaaaaaaagtgcaaatacaTGAAAATCTTTTCTCACATTTACTTAATTTCATTTAGAATTATTCATATACTGCATGCTGTAGGATTTTCTCTGCCAACCACCTCCTGTTGTTATTACTGATGCGAGGAAGATCCCAGCTGAAGGCCAAGTTGTTCACCTCGCATCGTTCCTGTGGGGTCAGTTCCCTCTGACTATCAAGCTGCAGTTAATAAAGTAAGGCAATGGTATATCACTTTTATGGCCTATGCTTTTTATGTTAAATACAAAGTAAACATATTTGCATGATAGCATAGGAATAATCAATTcaagtgaatttaaaaaaagtagtgTCATGACGAAATAAAACAACTTCAAGTGACACTTACTATAGACACCACATCAACAACATCTGTATCAGGGCAGTCAGAAAGCTCAAGTGCAGCAGACTCCTCGTTACTTCGAACAATTAGCTGCAACATTGCTGGACTCAGTCCAGTGAATCGAGGGCCTCCATGAATAAAAGAATGTCCTATGGCACGTCCAGCTACTCGGAAAAGGTCTCCATCTATCAGGGGTCTGGAAGTGGATGGGACCTTGTGATCGCCTGTCCCATTGAACAGAAGAGTTCTGCCAGTGCTCTCTGagagtcaaaaaaaaaacaaaagatacaAATACAAGCTGATTTCTGGTGAGACAGTAGCATTATCCtgagtttttttaatcacagttCAAGGAAATATCTAGCTCTGATAATGCTTTACGTAGTGTCACACAAACGGATTTGGGTGAGTCAAAATAGACATGAGAGAAGACAATTTTCAGTTACAGAATATTTATTTGTGAGAATTATGTGAAAAATCTGTACAAGACAGCTTACGCAATGACACAATGCGCCCTCCGTTGTCAATTTGAGATCAATTTTGGTGACCAACCTTTCCAAATCCAACAAGGGCTTTAGGGCCAACTAGTCAGAGCCAGTTAATCTAACCCCACTACTTCTGTTTGAGGCAAAATTGTATGctttttttacaaacaaaacaatacaataaattGTTAAAACTCACCGAGGTCAAGGTCGAAACCAAACTGGATTTTTTCCATTACCATAGACAGGAAATGCCGTTTTACCCCATCTCCAACAGCTGCATCACCTGAAATACGAGGAGTTACTCTGTAGACTTAATAGGaatgtgtatgtaatgtaagGGCAAATCTATTTCAATAGGTTTTATTCCCAGCTCAACTACTTCCTGAAATTAAAGCAGCTCCTTTTTTTCATAAAGGAGCTACTTTAATTTGATAATGCAGGTGTGCCTGATCATGGTTGTTGTGACTGCTTCAGTAAGGCACATCTGGATTAATCAATTTGACATGTAATGTAAGACAGGAAATAAAGGAGCTGCTTTAATTTAAGGAAGTAGTGGAGCTGGGCATGAAGCCTATTCAGCTAGTTAAAAGATTTACTTCAGTTTTAAGTTGCAATCACTGTTCTTGTTACAAATTCTGcagtaaaacacatttaatgaaaGATACCTACCAGTCAGTATAACAGAAAATGGGCTTGCCCAGTCAATTCCTGTTTTTTTGTAGAAAGTTAGAATCTCCCTTTCACGATCTTCCTCAGTGGATCTGAGATCAAGCCTTGCAACCAACTCTGGCATGAGTTCAGCATTGTTGAGCAAGTGACgtcgaaacatgttggctgCCTTGTAAACATCAGGCTCTGTTGTCTACTCTGAAAATCAAGTCATTATAAGTGAAAACTGgacaaaaatggtaaaaaaaaaaaaaaagaagttcatTTTAGACTTTAGGACAGCAGTTAAAAGTTCCTCCTTCTATTTTATGGTTATAAACTATGAGACAGTTGCACCTTCAGAGCTACTACTTTGATTTTCTTCAAGTGGATGTTGGTTGCTTGATGAGCTAGCA from Epinephelus moara isolate mb chromosome 8, YSFRI_EMoa_1.0, whole genome shotgun sequence includes these protein-coding regions:
- the LOC126393928 gene encoding uncharacterized protein LOC126393928; this encodes MFRRHLLNNAELMPELVARLDLRSTEEDREREILTFYKKTGIDWASPFSVILTGDAAVGDGVKRHFLSMVMEKIQFGFDLDLESTGRTLLFNGTGDHKVPSTSRPLIDGDLFRVAGRAIGHSFIHGGPRFTGLSPAMLQLIVRSNEESAALELSDCPDTDVVDVVSIVIERRRTQMKQLRRGLKDSSVVTMIKERPALAEVLFPRSAEQVMDSQTILKRIIWPMPDSEDEDDHSNVEETCLVTGFLRDYIEKGSSQELQLLLKFWTGWSIPPLQLYAEVSPEITLPVASTCLTTLKLPLKCQNDQAFKENLEASVRSTEFGFGMI